Proteins from a genomic interval of Criblamydia sequanensis CRIB-18:
- a CDS encoding LOG family protein, with protein MPSITYYLDPSQHDLVTPDGKIVELKRIDEKTLLAEVFIENISPVFVGFQIDKNLIFFNIKSTLAQVGVDGLTQGFELDPISRSAQVQVLIKGIGSLGEKMLPYIKVGSAIGKLFAADDRRRVRDPDYLARMFGRADRFGKPLLSLGGLHGSDDLILDKVDGRTIAYLSIQNGRVLYSPEIDGFLPTLGKALLANIKSRDMVRINQEWHPHLPRNIGDDELLLVRTLPLHIRTVFGRVVDSLLSEGYKHTSASILQPDTKASGDIYELYGKSKRELSDIPLEFYTLEPYREHVFFSDRDQLQICIENQSALFDAFKTAPGTLNERAATFVVKGDQLLNLNAESWIVRETRPFDFPGATHSERQALLIERYIEQQPAYPFLKSISDGSITSQGILLTRYFPSPLLKRMLLGDTIQRCLKGIYFQYPSLAGQGFFSAEDRAILHDLEKFAIPTFWVDQITNKILRYVEKADRDSGMFVPLDQVDTFLKATMIGIYGSNLLEGDFENELRQLLEGLLVLKDSATHPVFIKGKPLALVTGGGPGAMEVGNRVARQLNILSCANIVDFRHKSQSVVNEQQQNPYVQAKMTYRLDKLVERQAEFNLDFPIFLIGGIGTDFEYSLEEVRRKVGSVYLTPIILFGSPDYWKNKITPRFQENLKAGTIKGSEWLSNCFFCIQNAAQGLEVYSEFLKDRLLIGREGPCYPRGFVLVGEDSLAIKN; from the coding sequence ATGCCTTCAATCACCTACTATCTTGATCCCTCCCAACATGATCTTGTTACCCCTGATGGCAAAATCGTTGAATTGAAACGAATAGACGAAAAAACATTACTTGCAGAGGTTTTCATTGAAAATATCTCTCCCGTTTTTGTGGGCTTTCAAATCGATAAAAACCTTATCTTCTTCAATATCAAAAGTACGCTTGCCCAAGTCGGAGTGGATGGGTTAACGCAAGGTTTTGAATTGGATCCCATAAGTCGATCGGCGCAAGTTCAAGTATTAATCAAGGGGATTGGCTCTCTTGGGGAAAAAATGCTTCCTTATATAAAAGTGGGTTCAGCTATCGGCAAATTATTTGCGGCAGATGATAGACGAAGAGTTAGAGATCCGGATTATTTAGCACGTATGTTTGGCAGAGCGGATCGCTTTGGCAAGCCACTTCTTTCTTTGGGTGGACTGCATGGTAGCGATGATTTGATTTTAGATAAAGTGGATGGCAGAACGATTGCTTATCTTTCCATTCAAAATGGAAGAGTTCTTTATTCTCCTGAAATCGATGGTTTTTTACCGACTCTTGGCAAAGCTCTTCTTGCCAATATCAAATCAAGAGATATGGTTCGCATCAATCAAGAATGGCACCCTCATCTGCCACGAAATATTGGAGATGATGAGCTTCTACTTGTGAGAACCTTGCCCTTGCATATTAGAACGGTATTTGGAAGAGTTGTCGATAGTCTTTTATCGGAAGGGTATAAACACACCTCGGCTTCAATTTTGCAGCCGGATACCAAAGCTTCAGGCGATATTTATGAACTATACGGTAAAAGCAAGCGTGAATTAAGTGATATCCCTCTTGAATTCTACACTCTTGAACCCTATCGGGAGCACGTTTTCTTTTCAGATAGGGATCAGCTTCAAATCTGCATAGAAAATCAAAGCGCTCTTTTTGATGCTTTTAAGACTGCTCCCGGAACACTAAATGAGCGTGCCGCAACTTTCGTTGTGAAAGGCGATCAGCTTTTGAATTTAAATGCTGAAAGCTGGATTGTCAGGGAAACGAGACCCTTTGATTTTCCTGGGGCCACCCATAGCGAGCGCCAAGCGTTGCTTATTGAAAGATATATAGAACAGCAGCCGGCTTACCCCTTCTTAAAAAGCATTAGCGACGGTTCAATCACAAGTCAAGGTATTTTACTCACACGATATTTTCCCTCCCCTTTGCTTAAAAGAATGCTTCTTGGAGATACCATTCAGCGCTGTCTGAAAGGAATTTATTTTCAATACCCAAGCCTTGCGGGCCAAGGCTTTTTCTCCGCCGAAGACAGGGCAATTTTGCATGATCTTGAAAAATTTGCCATCCCGACTTTTTGGGTGGATCAGATTACAAATAAAATATTGCGCTATGTTGAAAAAGCGGATAGGGATAGTGGCATGTTTGTGCCTTTGGATCAGGTGGATACCTTTTTGAAAGCCACAATGATTGGAATTTACGGATCAAACCTGCTTGAAGGGGATTTTGAAAATGAGCTTAGACAATTATTAGAAGGTCTTCTTGTCTTAAAAGATAGCGCGACACACCCCGTTTTTATTAAAGGAAAGCCCTTGGCTCTTGTTACAGGAGGGGGCCCCGGCGCTATGGAAGTCGGCAATAGAGTAGCAAGACAGCTTAATATTTTGTCATGCGCAAATATTGTTGATTTTAGACATAAATCACAAAGTGTAGTTAATGAACAGCAGCAAAACCCTTATGTTCAAGCTAAGATGACTTATAGGCTCGATAAACTAGTTGAAAGACAAGCGGAATTCAACTTAGATTTTCCTATATTTTTAATAGGAGGCATCGGAACTGATTTTGAATATAGCCTCGAAGAAGTTAGACGAAAAGTAGGCTCTGTTTACCTTACTCCTATTATTCTTTTCGGCAGCCCGGACTACTGGAAAAATAAAATTACCCCTCGATTCCAGGAGAATTTAAAAGCCGGCACCATAAAGGGATCTGAATGGCTAAGCAATTGCTTTTTCTGCATTCAAAATGCAGCTCAAGGACTGGAAGTCTACTCGGAATTTTTAAAAGACAGATTACTTATAGGAAGAGAAGGTCCTTGCTATCCTAGAGGGTTTGTCTTAGTAGGCGAAGATAGTTTGGCGATTAAAAATTAA